A single window of Anomaloglossus baeobatrachus isolate aAnoBae1 chromosome 9, aAnoBae1.hap1, whole genome shotgun sequence DNA harbors:
- the ZBTB22 gene encoding zinc finger and BTB domain-containing protein 22: MDAAGPLIHVDFPDVASSLLESLNQQRVEGKLCDVSIHAQGRVFRAHRAVLAASSPYFHDQVLLKGMSCVALPGVVDPGAFEAVLCAAYTGRLTMLADEIVNYLTVGSVLQMWHVVDKCSELLKESRANSSAGSIEGAASSRGPTPQRPHSGRASENQSPSSSNYFSPREAPPEPDRSRRRSDVTSEAAEEASIEEEPSGEEASVASCSSYRRPSIVPQRHWVFVKKERPHQGLLLTCEGEEEEEDEEELEEDEEEEKLSISDVRTLNAPEEQVNFCEPSDGMPYEEASGNGTCYPQGPPLLPLDMQGNQLLLLPSGHGAAGQGGTGTSQGEGGKIFLCHCGKAFSHKSMRDRHVNMHLNLRPFDCPVCGKKFKMKHHLTEHMKTHTGVKPYECEVCAKKFMWRDSFMRHRGHCERRHRAGASGGGAVGGGGTGQGIIETPTV, encoded by the coding sequence ATGGACGCCGCTGGTCCCCTCATACATGTGGACTTCCCAGATGTGGCCAGCTCCCTCCTGGAGAGTCTGAACCAGCAGCGAGTGGAAGGGAAGCTGTGCGATGTGTCCATCCATGCACAAGGCCGCGTGTTCCGTGCTCACCGCGCCGTGCTTGCCGCCTCCTCACCATACTTCCACGATCAGGTGCTGTTGAAAGGAATGAGCTGTGTGGCTTTGCCAGGTGTGGTCGACCCTGGGGCATTTGAAGCCGTTTTATGCGCTGCCTACACGGGCCGCTTGACTATGCTGGCAGATGAGATTGTCAATtacctgacagtgggcagcgtgcTTCAGATGTGGCACGTTGTGGATAAATGCTCAGAACTTCTTAAGGAGTCCCGTGCCAACAGCAGTGCCGGCAGCATTGAAGGGGCTGCGAGCAGCCGTGGGCCCACGCCACAGAGACCTCACTCCGGCAGAGCCAGTGAGAACCAGTCCCCCAGCAGCAGCAACTACTTTAGTCCACGTGAGGCGCCACCTGAACCAGACAGGAGTAGAAGACGGAGTGATGTCACGAGCGAAGCTGCAGAAGAAGCCAGCATAGAAGAAGAACCATCCGGGGAGGAGGCGTCTGTGGCTAGCTGCTCCAGTTACCGAAGGCCAAGCATTGTTCCTCAGAGACACTGGGTCTTCGTCAAAAAAGAGCGGCCTCACCAGGGTCTGTTACTGACATGTGAaggtgaagaggaggaggaggatgaagaagagCTTGAGGAAGATGAAGAAGAGGAAAAACTGAGTATCAGTGATGTCCGCACTCTCAATGCTCCAGAAGAACAGGTGAATTTCTGTGAGCCTTCAGATGGGATGCCGTATGAAGAAGCATCTGGCAATGGCACCTGTTACCCACAGGGGCCTCCTCTTCTGCCTCTGGATATGCAAGGGAACCAGTTACTGTTACTGCCATCAGGACATGGGGCAGCTGGGCAAGGAGGAACCGGGACAAGCCAAGGAGAAGGTGGCAAAATATTCCTGTGCCACTGCGGAAAGGCATTCTCCCACAAGAGTATGCGTGATCGTCACGTCAATATGCATCTCAACCTTCGACCATTTGACTGCCCCGTCTGTGGAAAAAAGTTCAAGATGAAGCATCACCTAACTGAACACATGAAGACGCACACCGGAGTCAAACCGTACGAGTGTGAAGTGTGTGCCAAGAAGTTTATGTGGAGAGACAGCTTTATGAGACATCGCGGTCACTGTGAGAGGCGGcatagggccggggcgagtggaggAGGAGCGGTGGGTGGTGGAGGAACAGGGCAAGGCATTATTGAAACCCCAACTGTGTAA